The proteins below are encoded in one region of Neisseriales bacterium:
- a CDS encoding biotin transporter BioY produces the protein MLIYYGVSKMYNTTLADMLWHVSAKPLVNARCLLLIAVGVFLLTVSSYLMIPLPFSPVPVTMQTAAVSLIGLTYGRRLGAMTVAAWLIAGSFGMPVFSYGARYGIPIFLPTGGYLIGYFLVANLCGYLAEKGWANDFGRLTFALFLSALLIYIPGLAQLSLFVKGDVFMMGCYPFLIGDIAKAALVIALLPPVCRWIQKHQAS, from the coding sequence ATGTTAATCTATTATGGAGTGTCCAAAATGTACAACACAACCTTGGCAGACATGTTGTGGCATGTAAGTGCTAAACCGCTTGTGAACGCACGCTGCTTACTATTAATTGCAGTGGGTGTTTTCCTCTTAACGGTGAGCTCTTACTTGATGATCCCCTTACCATTTTCACCTGTTCCGGTTACGATGCAAACAGCAGCGGTTTCACTGATTGGTTTGACCTATGGCAGACGCTTGGGTGCGATGACTGTTGCAGCTTGGTTAATTGCTGGATCTTTTGGAATGCCAGTTTTTTCTTATGGCGCACGTTATGGCATACCGATTTTTCTGCCAACGGGGGGCTATTTAATTGGTTATTTTTTAGTAGCTAATTTATGCGGTTACCTTGCCGAGAAAGGTTGGGCAAATGATTTTGGTCGATTAACTTTTGCGCTTTTCTTGTCAGCGCTGCTCATCTACATCCCAGGTCTTGCACAGCTGTCACTTTTTGTGAAGGGTGATGTTTTTATGATGGGTTGTTATCCCTTTTTAATTGGTGATATTGCCAAAGCTGCCCTGGTCATAGCATTGCTTCCACCTGTTTGTCGTTGGATACAGAAGCATCAAGCATCGTAA